A window of Pseudomonas mucidolens contains these coding sequences:
- a CDS encoding serine/threonine-protein kinase encodes MTEHMQSIGDLLESKEQDSNLTYFAFAKSYKVKAALAPTKASIGEIPDVLAGRYRIERLLGAGGMGAVYRARDLLSEQFGDPDPYVALKVLSEEFAESPDASALLYNEFALARRLRHDNVLRLHTFEVDTDCRRAFVTMELMRGLTLDNLLCERPMGLPWEELRDIALPLLDALSYSHARGVLHGDMKPSNVMLSEEGVRLFDFGLGQAEKGILPGLPHLSRERFNGWTPGYAAPELLEGKALSASADVYGVACVIYELAGGKPPFRRLPSTQARNEHLERKLRAPKNLPKHCWPALRTALAFDVADRAITAKQLRDVFAATSSWLQRLIRRRT; translated from the coding sequence ATGACTGAACACATGCAATCGATCGGCGACCTGCTGGAGAGTAAAGAGCAGGACAGCAACCTGACCTATTTTGCGTTCGCAAAGTCGTACAAGGTTAAAGCCGCTCTGGCACCAACTAAGGCCAGCATCGGTGAAATACCCGATGTGCTGGCAGGCCGTTATCGCATCGAGCGCCTGCTCGGTGCCGGTGGCATGGGTGCGGTTTACCGTGCACGGGACTTGCTGAGCGAACAGTTCGGCGATCCCGACCCTTACGTCGCGCTGAAGGTTCTTAGCGAAGAATTTGCCGAGTCGCCGGACGCCAGTGCGTTGCTCTACAACGAGTTCGCCCTGGCCCGGCGCCTGCGCCACGACAACGTGCTGCGTTTGCACACCTTTGAGGTGGACACTGACTGCCGGCGAGCATTCGTCACCATGGAACTCATGCGTGGCCTGACCCTGGATAACTTACTCTGCGAGCGTCCCATGGGCCTGCCGTGGGAGGAGTTACGTGATATCGCGCTACCACTGCTCGACGCACTGTCCTACTCCCATGCTCGCGGCGTGCTGCATGGTGATATGAAGCCGAGCAACGTGATGCTCAGCGAAGAAGGCGTTCGTCTGTTTGACTTCGGTCTCGGCCAAGCGGAGAAAGGCATCCTGCCCGGTCTGCCGCACCTGAGCCGCGAGCGCTTCAACGGCTGGACGCCGGGCTACGCGGCACCAGAACTGCTCGAGGGCAAAGCGCTATCGGCCAGTGCCGATGTGTACGGTGTGGCTTGTGTGATCTACGAGCTAGCGGGAGGCAAGCCCCCGTTCCGTCGCTTGCCCTCGACGCAGGCCCGTAATGAGCATCTGGAGCGCAAACTGCGAGCACCTAAGAACTTACCAAAACACTGCTGGCCAGCCCTGCGAACGGCACTGGCTTTCGACGTAGCGGATCGAGCGATCACTGCCAAACAATTGCGTGACGTTTTCGCCGCCACTTCGTCCTGGCTGCAACGATTGATTCGTCGGCGCACCTGA
- a CDS encoding PP2C family protein-serine/threonine phosphatase, translated as MLLTSPWRSAARTDAGKVRARNEDAFLDAPQQGLWVVADGMGGHQGGDIASQLIVASLADLPVQGDFNERLTGIRQCLHWLNRRLGQELTVTAGRHDSIMGSTVVVLLIEGSRAACIWAGDSRCYMWRGQRLYQLSKDHSLQQQLIDEQQMSVEQAKHHPAAHALTRAVGAAEQLALDVLELEVYPGDAFLLCSDGLYQGLGSDALGNALSLAVPQVALERLFDGALCGSARDNLTAVVIRQ; from the coding sequence ATGCTGTTGACCAGCCCCTGGCGCAGTGCCGCCCGCACCGATGCCGGCAAGGTTCGGGCGCGCAACGAAGATGCTTTCCTGGACGCTCCACAGCAGGGTTTATGGGTGGTTGCGGACGGAATGGGCGGTCATCAGGGGGGCGATATCGCCAGCCAGTTGATCGTCGCCAGCCTGGCGGACTTGCCGGTACAGGGTGATTTCAACGAACGACTCACAGGCATTCGCCAGTGCCTGCACTGGCTCAACCGCCGCTTGGGTCAGGAGTTGACGGTCACTGCTGGACGTCACGACAGCATCATGGGCAGTACCGTGGTGGTCCTGCTGATAGAAGGCAGTCGCGCGGCCTGCATCTGGGCCGGCGATAGTCGCTGCTACATGTGGCGTGGCCAGCGTTTGTATCAACTGTCCAAGGACCATTCTCTGCAACAACAACTAATTGACGAACAACAAATGAGCGTCGAACAGGCCAAGCATCATCCCGCAGCGCATGCCCTGACCCGCGCGGTCGGGGCGGCCGAGCAATTGGCCCTGGATGTATTGGAGCTTGAGGTGTATCCCGGCGATGCGTTTTTGCTCTGCAGTGATGGTCTGTACCAGGGACTTGGCAGCGATGCCCTCGGCAATGCCTTGAGCCTGGCCGTGCCGCAGGTTGCACTGGAGCGTTTGTTTGACGGCGCACTGTGTGGCTCGGCTCGGGACAACCTGACAGCTGTAGTGATCCGCCAATGA
- the tssM gene encoding type VI secretion system membrane subunit TssM produces MKKFFKKVGTFLRKTWVWTLLLVLFVALLVWFVGPLLAVDDYKFWEGSTSRLLTISALFLIWGLTMVFVSWRAGVRKKAVEESEDGQDRIRRDEQIDEEQKELKARFKDALKTLKTSSLYRGRSERWRSDLPWYLLIGPQGSGKTSLLDFSGLEFPINKIDRKLTRDTLGTRHCDWYFADHGVLIDTAGRYLTQPDADVDGSAWSTLLGLLRKRRRNRPLNGVLVTIPVETLLGDSEQALEALARQVRTRLQDVHQKLHVDVPVYLVLSKADRLLGFDEFFDQLTREESDQVLGTTFRKDQSGTDVTVLRTEFEALLHRLNSQVIMRMHQERDTQRRGRILDFPHQLGQIGERLCLFVDMAFTGNRYQRVSQLRGFYLTSAPHLTTEMDATTASIGANLGMKAGVLPTLRSGRSRFIHHLLSRVIFPEADLAGADKRERNRIHWGQRALYVGALAALALFGMLWAGGFSANYERLENLRNLAQTWTQQRSALTTSDDSMAVLKPLDTSFSATQVFPKKGDVGYHERGGLYQGEDVDPVVKNTYERELEGLLLPRIATLLEGQIRANMKDRERLLNSLRAYLMLNMKDRRDGPWLKDWVATEWSQRYTGNTTVQNGLNSHFERLLKQPFIYPLNDQLVAQARQVLRSESLANVVYRMLREQARNLPEYRFSQHLGPQGSLFVGTDYVIPGFYTQQGYQQYFSVKGSMLVTDILSDNWVLGESSGISGMDLRRLMVELEQLYFRDYANYWGEAVGRIALPAINDFSDGAEQLAGLTSANSPILQLLVEVRENTRFPMVADTADDAADTAAKLADKGGKLGKLAVAAAGKASDALVKKLPDTAKKSLQSRFESLHRLLDDNNGPTADLTPALTALNDLQMQMASLARASSPEQAAFEMAKTRMGGQRDALSNLRNASDRLPRPVSVWFNVLAEDTWRLVLSDSYRYLNQRYQSELYSFYGKAINKRYPFSAHSTSDVAISDFREFFKAQGINDRFFETYMRPFVSGDPGNYRMRSVDGHSLPISKVYLDQMAAAFVIRQSFFADNPAEPQVQFKLEPYTLDPVVSRSAFKFGDKTIEYRHGPIVPMSFKWPTDAEDGRTSLVLDKMVGRPLGIEKNTGPWSLFRLFDLMQTEYLTGRDVLVLKADVGGLRANYLLTSQRTPNPFDMGVLRTFRMPVQL; encoded by the coding sequence ATGAAAAAGTTTTTCAAGAAAGTCGGCACATTCTTGCGCAAAACCTGGGTCTGGACGCTGCTATTGGTGCTGTTTGTCGCGCTGCTGGTGTGGTTCGTCGGGCCCCTGCTAGCCGTTGACGACTACAAGTTCTGGGAAGGCTCGACCTCCCGTTTGCTGACCATTAGCGCGCTGTTCCTGATTTGGGGCTTGACCATGGTCTTTGTCAGTTGGCGCGCGGGGGTGCGCAAAAAAGCGGTGGAAGAGAGCGAGGACGGCCAGGATCGAATACGCCGGGATGAACAGATCGACGAAGAGCAGAAGGAACTGAAGGCACGCTTCAAAGACGCGCTGAAAACCCTGAAGACGTCGAGCCTGTATCGCGGTCGTAGCGAACGCTGGCGCAGTGATTTGCCGTGGTACCTGCTGATTGGTCCGCAGGGCAGCGGCAAAACCAGCTTACTGGACTTCTCAGGGCTTGAGTTTCCGATCAACAAGATTGATCGCAAGCTGACCCGCGACACCCTTGGTACCCGTCATTGTGACTGGTACTTCGCCGACCACGGCGTGCTGATCGACACCGCTGGCCGTTACTTGACCCAGCCGGATGCCGACGTCGATGGCAGTGCCTGGAGCACGTTGCTCGGCCTGCTGCGCAAGCGTCGCCGCAATCGTCCGCTGAACGGTGTACTGGTGACCATCCCGGTGGAAACCCTGTTGGGTGACAGTGAACAGGCGCTTGAAGCCCTGGCCCGCCAGGTGCGTACGCGCTTGCAAGACGTGCATCAAAAGTTGCACGTCGATGTGCCGGTTTACCTTGTATTGAGCAAGGCTGATCGCCTGCTCGGTTTTGATGAGTTCTTCGACCAATTGACTCGCGAAGAAAGCGATCAGGTGCTCGGTACCACTTTCCGCAAGGATCAGAGCGGCACTGATGTGACCGTGCTACGCACTGAGTTCGAAGCATTGCTGCATCGCCTCAACAGCCAGGTGATCATGCGCATGCACCAAGAGCGTGATACCCAACGCCGTGGCCGCATCCTCGACTTCCCGCATCAACTGGGGCAAATCGGCGAGCGTCTGTGCCTGTTCGTCGATATGGCATTCACCGGCAACCGCTACCAGCGTGTCAGCCAACTGCGCGGTTTTTACCTGACCAGCGCACCGCATCTGACTACGGAGATGGACGCAACCACCGCCAGCATCGGCGCCAACCTGGGCATGAAGGCCGGCGTGTTGCCCACGCTACGTAGCGGGCGTTCGCGTTTCATCCACCATTTGCTCAGCCGGGTAATTTTCCCCGAAGCCGATCTTGCAGGCGCGGACAAACGTGAACGCAATCGCATCCACTGGGGCCAGCGGGCGCTGTACGTGGGCGCATTGGCCGCACTGGCACTTTTTGGCATGCTCTGGGCGGGCGGTTTCTCCGCGAATTACGAGCGCCTGGAAAACCTGCGCAACCTGGCACAAACCTGGACCCAGCAGCGCTCGGCCCTCACCACCAGTGATGATTCCATGGCAGTACTCAAACCCCTAGACACTAGCTTTTCGGCGACTCAGGTGTTCCCGAAAAAAGGTGATGTAGGTTACCACGAGCGCGGCGGCCTGTATCAGGGTGAAGACGTTGATCCAGTGGTAAAGAACACCTATGAACGCGAGCTTGAAGGGCTGCTATTGCCACGGATCGCGACACTGCTCGAAGGGCAGATTCGCGCCAACATGAAAGACCGCGAGCGCCTGCTCAACAGCCTGCGTGCGTACCTGATGCTGAATATGAAGGATCGCCGCGACGGGCCATGGCTCAAGGACTGGGTTGCCACCGAATGGTCCCAGCGTTACACCGGCAACACCACTGTGCAAAACGGCTTGAACAGCCACTTCGAGCGCTTGCTAAAACAGCCGTTTATCTATCCGCTTAATGATCAGTTGGTGGCTCAGGCGCGTCAGGTTTTACGCAGTGAGTCCCTGGCTAACGTGGTATATCGGATGCTGCGCGAGCAGGCTCGTAACCTGCCGGAATACCGTTTTAGCCAACATCTTGGTCCACAGGGGTCGCTGTTTGTTGGCACCGATTACGTGATCCCGGGGTTCTACACCCAACAGGGCTATCAACAGTATTTTTCGGTTAAGGGCTCGATGCTGGTCACCGATATCCTGAGTGACAACTGGGTACTGGGTGAAAGCTCAGGTATCAGTGGTATGGACTTACGTCGCCTGATGGTCGAACTCGAGCAGCTGTATTTTCGCGACTACGCCAACTACTGGGGTGAAGCGGTGGGCCGGATCGCGCTGCCGGCCATCAACGACTTTAGTGACGGCGCCGAGCAATTGGCGGGCCTGACATCTGCTAATTCGCCGATCCTGCAACTACTAGTGGAAGTGCGTGAAAACACGCGGTTCCCAATGGTCGCTGACACGGCAGATGACGCCGCCGATACGGCAGCGAAACTGGCAGACAAGGGCGGTAAGCTCGGAAAACTGGCGGTCGCTGCAGCGGGTAAGGCGTCTGACGCCTTGGTGAAAAAGCTGCCGGATACCGCGAAGAAGTCCCTACAAAGTCGCTTTGAGTCGCTGCACCGCTTGCTGGATGACAACAACGGCCCAACCGCTGACCTGACCCCAGCCCTGACCGCCCTCAACGACCTGCAAATGCAGATGGCCAGCCTGGCCCGTGCCAGTTCGCCAGAGCAAGCCGCGTTCGAAATGGCCAAGACCCGCATGGGTGGCCAGCGTGATGCTCTGAGCAACCTGCGCAATGCGTCGGACCGTCTACCGCGTCCGGTGAGTGTGTGGTTCAACGTATTGGCTGAAGATACCTGGCGTCTGGTACTCAGCGATTCTTATCGATATCTGAATCAGCGCTATCAGAGTGAGCTGTACAGCTTCTACGGCAAAGCGATCAACAAGCGTTACCCGTTCAGCGCCCACAGCACCAGCGACGTTGCGATCAGCGACTTCCGCGAGTTCTTCAAGGCCCAGGGCATCAACGATCGCTTCTTCGAGACGTACATGCGTCCGTTTGTCAGCGGTGATCCGGGTAACTACCGCATGCGCAGCGTCGATGGTCACAGTCTGCCGATTTCCAAGGTCTACCTGGATCAGATGGCCGCCGCGTTCGTGATCCGCCAGAGCTTCTTTGCCGACAACCCGGCCGAGCCTCAGGTGCAGTTCAAACTGGAACCTTACACCCTCGACCCGGTTGTCAGCCGTTCCGCGTTCAAGTTTGGCGACAAGACCATCGAATACCGTCATGGCCCCATAGTGCCGATGTCATTCAAATGGCCAACCGACGCTGAAGACGGGCGTACCAGCCTGGTGCTCGACAAAATGGTCGGCCGCCCGCTGGGTATCGAGAAGAACACTGGCCCGTGGTCGCTATTCCGTCTGTTTGATTTGATGCAAACCGAATACCTGACCGGCCGTGACGTGCTGGTGCTCAAGGCTGACGTAGGGGGTCTACGCGCCAACTACTTACTAACCAGCCAGCGCACGCCAAACCCGTTCGACATGGGCGTATTGCGTACCTTCCGCATGCCAGTACAGCTCTGA